The region ATGACGGCGCCTGCAGGATACCCTCCTCCCCCTCCAGCCGCGCGACCACCACCGCCCCGCAGGAGTCGCTGAACACGTTCACCGCCGTGCGGCACATGTCGAGCACACGGTCCACCGCCAGGATCATGCCCACCGCCTCGACCGGCAGACCGACGGCCGTGAGGATAACGGTGATGGCGACCAGGCTGGCGGCGGGGATGCCGGCGACGCCGATCGACGTCAGCAGTGCGAGCGTGACGATCAGCAGTTGCTGCGCGAACCCCAGTTCCACACCATAGGCCTGGGCGATGAACATCGCCGCCACGCATTCATACAACGCCGTGCCGTCCATGTTGACCGTCGCACCGAGCGGCAGCACGAAGCTGCTGGTACGATTGGATACGCCCGCCTGCCGCTCGACGCAGCTTAGGGTGATCGGCAGCGTTGCCGACGACGACGCGGTCGAAAAGGCCATCAGCAGCGCCGGGGCCATGGCCTGATAGTGACGCAGGGGATTCACCCGCGCGACCAGCAGCAGGATGGCGGGCAGCACCACCAGAAAATGAAACGCCAGCCCCGCCAGGACAGTCAGAAAGAAGATCAGCAATGGCTGGAAGGCTGCCATGCCGGTGGTGGCCACGACCTTGCCGACCAGGGCGAATACGCCGAGCGGCGCAAACCGCATCACCCAGCCGGTGATGCGCATCATGACCTCGAAGGTGCCCTGCCAGAAACCCAGCAGATTGCCGGCGTAGGGCTCGCCGATGCGCGTCATGAAATAACCGAACAGCAGGCTGAAGAAGATCAGACCGAGCATCTGCCCCTCGGCCGCCGCCGCCACCACGTTGGGCGGTATCAGGCGCATAAAGACGGCGACGAGATCGCCTGCCCCGTGCGCACTCAGATCGGCCGCGATCTGGTCACCGTCCGCCGTCAGGCCGATCTGCTCCCTGACCGGGGTGCCACCGACCAGCCCCGGCTGGATGAGATTCACCAACGTCAGACCGACCAGGATGGCCGCCAGGGTGGTGGTGGCGTAGTACAGCAGGGTCTTGAGGCCGAGCCGGCCGAAGGCGCCGGTGTGCCCGACGCCGGCGATGCCGCTGATGATGGCGGAGACGATCAGGGGAACGATGAGCATCTTGAGCGCATTCATGAACAACGCGCCCAGGAAATCGAGGATGTCGACGATGGCGACACCGAAGAGGGTCGCCGTCTCGCCCACCGCGCTGCCGACAAGGACGGCCAGCAGCAGTGCGATCAGGATCTGCCAGTGCAGTTTGATGTGGAGCATCGCCATATCAGGGCAGCTCTCGCCGGATCGACCCGTCGCTGATCATCACCGGGCCGGCACCGTCCACGGCACCGTGTCAGTCCAGTCGATCCGGATACTGCACGATCTCGGCACGCGCCTTGAGCCGGTCCAGCAGGGCTGTTGTCTCCAGCGTCCCGTACAGCTGCTCGAGGTTGCGCCGGAAGGCCGCACGGGCCGCCGCGTCGACC is a window of Gammaproteobacteria bacterium DNA encoding:
- a CDS encoding dicarboxylate/amino acid:cation symporter, yielding MAMLHIKLHWQILIALLLAVLVGSAVGETATLFGVAIVDILDFLGALFMNALKMLIVPLIVSAIISGIAGVGHTGAFGRLGLKTLLYYATTTLAAILVGLTLVNLIQPGLVGGTPVREQIGLTADGDQIAADLSAHGAGDLVAVFMRLIPPNVVAAAAEGQMLGLIFFSLLFGYFMTRIGEPYAGNLLGFWQGTFEVMMRITGWVMRFAPLGVFALVGKVVATTGMAAFQPLLIFFLTVLAGLAFHFLVVLPAILLLVARVNPLRHYQAMAPALLMAFSTASSSATLPITLSCVERQAGVSNRTSSFVLPLGATVNMDGTALYECVAAMFIAQAYGVELGFAQQLLIVTLALLTSIGVAGIPAASLVAITVILTAVGLPVEAVGMILAVDRVLDMCRTAVNVFSDSCGAVVVARLEGEEGILQAPS